The following proteins are encoded in a genomic region of Toxotes jaculatrix isolate fToxJac2 chromosome 3, fToxJac2.pri, whole genome shotgun sequence:
- the sumf1 gene encoding formylglycine-generating enzyme isoform X3 — protein MTVALFSSPILSRSSCGAEQDVAAPQGAAGCGCENLKRAAAAAAEPVEDRRTASGESAVKYSRGANERLPEAQEDEKKIQSKMVLISGGEFLMGTDNPSIPADGEGPQRLVYVDSFYMDIQEVTNRQFQSFVSATGYVTEAEKFGDSFVFEGILSDTVKNQITQAVAAAPWWLPVKGASWRHPEGPDSNIKDRLDHPVLHVSWADAVAYCSWANKRLPTEAEWEYACRSGLKDRLYPWGNKLNPKGQHYANLWQGDFPNHNSGEDGFIKTSPVMSFPANGFGLYDMVGNAWEWTSDWWTVHHTTDQQHNPKGPPSGTDKVKKGGSYMCHKSYCYRYRCAARSQNTPDSSASNLGFRCVSQEKL, from the exons ATGACTGTggctctcttctcctctcctatCCTGTCGAGG AGTTCATGCGGGGCCGAGCAGGACGTCGCGGCCCCGCAGGGAGCAGCGGGCTGCGGCTGTGAAAACCTGAAGAgagccgctgctgctgctgcggagcccgtggaggacaggaggacggCTTCAGGAGAGTCAGCCGTCAAATACTCCAGAGGCGCCAACGAGAGGCTGCCTGAGGCTCaggaagatgagaagaaaaTACAGAGTAAG ATGGTGCTGATTTCTGGAGGAGAATTCCTGATGGGTACGGACAACCCCAGCATCCCTGCAGACGGAGAAGGCCCTCAGAGGCTAGTGTACGTGGACTCCTTCTACATGGACATCCAGGAAGTCACTAACAGGCAGTTCCAGAGCTTTGTCAGTGCCACAGGATATGTTACTGAG GCAGAGAAATTTGGAGACTCATTTGTATTTGAGGGAATTTTGAGCGACACAGTCAAGAATCAAATCACCCAAGCA GTGGctgctgccccctggtggctTCCAGTCAAAGGGGCCAGCTGGAGACACCCCGAGGGTCCAGACTCCAACATCAAAGACAG acTGGACCATCCTGTTCTACATGTGTCCTGGGCAGATGCTGTCGCCTACTGCTCCTGGGCCAACAAGAGACTTCCTACAGAGGCAGAATGGGAGTATGCCTGCAGGAGCGGCCTGAAAGACAG GCTTTACCCCTGGGGAAACAAGTTGAACCCAAAAGGACAACACTACGCCAACCTCTGGCAGGGGGATTTCCCCAACCATAACTCTGGAGAGGATGGGTTCATCAAAACCTCACCA GTGATGTCCTTTCCTGCTAATGGCTTTGGTCTGTATGACATGGTAGGGAACGCATGGGAATGGACCTCAGACTGGTGGACTGTTCATCACACCACAGACCAGCAACACAACCCA AAAGGTCCTCCTTCAGGCACAGACAAAGTGAAGAAGGGAGGGTCATATATGTGCCACAAG TCTTATTGTTACAGATACCGATGTGCGGCCCGAAGCCAGAACACACCAGACAGCTCAGCCTCTAATCTTGGCTTTCGCTGTGTCTCTCAGGAGAAACTGTGA
- the sumf1 gene encoding formylglycine-generating enzyme isoform X2 codes for MVRCFVLLFIFGCVNKVACLQSSCGAEQDVAAPQGAAGCGCENLKRAAAAAAEPVEDRRTASGESAVKYSRGANERLPEAQEDEKKIQSKMVLISGGEFLMGTDNPSIPADGEGPQRLVYVDSFYMDIQEVTNRQFQSFVSATGYVTEAEKFGDSFVFEGILSDTVKNQITQAVAAAPWWLPVKGASWRHPEGPDSNIKDRLDHPVLHVSWADAVAYCSWANKRLPTEAEWEYACRSGLKDRLYPWGNKLNPKGQHYANLWQGDFPNHNSGEDGFIKTSPVMSFPANGFGLYDMVGNAWEWTSDWWTVHHTTDQQHNPKGPPSGTDKVKKGGSYMCHKSYCYRYRCAARSQNTPDSSASNLGFRCVSQEKL; via the exons ATGGTtcgctgttttgttttgttattcatCTTTGGGTGTGTAAATAAAGTTGCATGTCTTCAGAGTTCATGCGGGGCCGAGCAGGACGTCGCGGCCCCGCAGGGAGCAGCGGGCTGCGGCTGTGAAAACCTGAAGAgagccgctgctgctgctgcggagcccgtggaggacaggaggacggCTTCAGGAGAGTCAGCCGTCAAATACTCCAGAGGCGCCAACGAGAGGCTGCCTGAGGCTCaggaagatgagaagaaaaTACAGAGTAAG ATGGTGCTGATTTCTGGAGGAGAATTCCTGATGGGTACGGACAACCCCAGCATCCCTGCAGACGGAGAAGGCCCTCAGAGGCTAGTGTACGTGGACTCCTTCTACATGGACATCCAGGAAGTCACTAACAGGCAGTTCCAGAGCTTTGTCAGTGCCACAGGATATGTTACTGAG GCAGAGAAATTTGGAGACTCATTTGTATTTGAGGGAATTTTGAGCGACACAGTCAAGAATCAAATCACCCAAGCA GTGGctgctgccccctggtggctTCCAGTCAAAGGGGCCAGCTGGAGACACCCCGAGGGTCCAGACTCCAACATCAAAGACAG acTGGACCATCCTGTTCTACATGTGTCCTGGGCAGATGCTGTCGCCTACTGCTCCTGGGCCAACAAGAGACTTCCTACAGAGGCAGAATGGGAGTATGCCTGCAGGAGCGGCCTGAAAGACAG GCTTTACCCCTGGGGAAACAAGTTGAACCCAAAAGGACAACACTACGCCAACCTCTGGCAGGGGGATTTCCCCAACCATAACTCTGGAGAGGATGGGTTCATCAAAACCTCACCA GTGATGTCCTTTCCTGCTAATGGCTTTGGTCTGTATGACATGGTAGGGAACGCATGGGAATGGACCTCAGACTGGTGGACTGTTCATCACACCACAGACCAGCAACACAACCCA AAAGGTCCTCCTTCAGGCACAGACAAAGTGAAGAAGGGAGGGTCATATATGTGCCACAAG TCTTATTGTTACAGATACCGATGTGCGGCCCGAAGCCAGAACACACCAGACAGCTCAGCCTCTAATCTTGGCTTTCGCTGTGTCTCTCAGGAGAAACTGTGA
- the LOC121179719 gene encoding leucine-rich repeat neuronal protein 1-like, with amino-acid sequence MALSSQPWPPLIWLCMVLALCFLSPIHSKECPCLCVCEIRPWFTPQSTYKEATTVDCNDLRLTHIPTNLSADTQVLLLQSNAISHTSGELDTLFNLTELDLSQNNFSTVEAVGLTNTNHLTTLHLEENQISQLPDHCLGNLSNLQELYINHNQINSISPRAFAGLRSLLRLHLNSNRLHVIDSRWFEETPNLEILMIGENPVIGLLDMNFKPLGSLRSLVLAGMDLTDVPANAFVGLDNLESISFYDNKLARIPQLALQKVPNLKFLDLNKNPVHKIQEGDFRNMLRLKELGINNMMELVSIDRYALDNLPELTKLEATNNPKLSYIHRLAFRDMPSLESLMLNNNALTALYQHTVEVLPNLREISLHSNPLRCDCVIQWMSSNRTTVRFMEPLAMLCNSPVELRGQRVRELRLLESPEQCLPLISHDTFPSHLNLELGMSVSLDCRAMAEPEPEIYWVTPLGTKITIDTVSERYHLSSEGTLRLSHVQVEDSGRYTCVAQNTEGADTRVATVRVNGTLLDSAQVMKIFVKQTESHSILVSWKVNSNVMSSNLKWASATMKIDNPHITYTARVPVDVHEYNLTHLQPATEYEVCLTVSNVHLQTHKSCVNVTTRSATFALDLSDQHPSAAVLAVMATMLAFLSLGTVGVYMARRWKRKNYHHSLKKYMLKTSSIPLNELYPPLINLWEADGEKDKDGSTEGKPSPVDTTRSYYMW; translated from the coding sequence ATGGCGCTCAGCTCTCAGCCTTGGCCTCCTTTAATCTGGCTGTGCATGGTATTGGCTCTTTGCTTTCTGTCGCCCATACATAGCAAAGAATGTCCTTGTTTGTGCGTGTGCGAAATCCGCCCTTGGTTCACCCCCCAGTCAACCTACAAGGAGGCAACCACAGTGGACTGCAATGATTTAAGGCTCACACACATCCCTACCAACCTGTCAGCAGATACCCAGGTGTTACTGCTTCAAAGTAATGCCATCTCACACACCAGTGGAGAGCTGGATACACTGTTCAACTTGACAGAGTTGGACCTATCTCAGAACAACTTCAGCACTGTGGAAGCAGTGGGCCTCACAAACACGAACCACCTGACTACTCTGCATCTAGAGGAGAACCAGATCAGTCAGCTGCCAGACCACTGCCTGGGAAACCTCTCCAACCTCCAGGAGCTCTACATAAATCACAACCAGATAAATTCCATCTCTCCTCGGGCATTTGCAGGCTTGCGCAGCTTACTGCGCCTTCATCTTAACTCCAACAGGCTCCATGTCATAGACAGTCGCTGGTTTGAAGAAACACCTAACCTTGAGATCCTCATGATCGGGGAGAACCCAGTCATTGGCCTGCTAGACATGAACTTCAAGCCTCTAGGGAGCCTGAGGAGTCTGGTCCTGGCAGGCATGGACCTCACTGATGTGCCAGCGAATGCATTTGTAGGTTTGGATAACCTGGAAAGCATTTCTTTCTATGACAACAAACTGGCCAGAATCCCTCAACTAGCCCTTCAGAAAGTTCCCAATCTGAAATTCTTGgatttaaacaaaaatccaGTCCACAAAATCCAGGAAGGAGACTTCAGGAACATGCTACGTCTGAAGGAGTTGGGCATCAATAATATGATGGAGTTAGTGTCTATTGACCGTTACGCTCTTGACAACCTGCCAGAACTGACAAAGCTGGAGGCGACGAACAACCCTAAGCTGTCTTACATCCACAGGTTGGCCTTTAGGGACATGCCCTCCTTGGAGAGCCTGATGCTCAACAATAATGCCCTCACTGCCCTTTACCAGCACACTGTGGAGGTGCTGCCTAATCTGCGGGAGATCAGTCTGCACAGCAACCCATTGCGCTGTGATTGTGTCATTCAGTGGATGAGTTCTAACAGGACCACAGTACGCTTCATGGAGCCCCTGGCCATGCTGTGCAACTCCCCAGTAGAACTCAGGGGCCAGCGGGTTAGAGAGCTAAGGCTGTTGGAGTCCCCAGAGCAGTGCCTCCCCCTCATATCCCATGACACCTTCCCCAGCCACTTGAACCTTGAGCTGGGCATGAGTGTCAGTCTTGACTGCAGGGCCATGGctgagccagagccagagatcTACTGGGTGACTCCACTTGGGACCAAAATCACTATAGACACTGTGTCAGAGCGGTACCACTTGAGCAGTGAGGGGACGCTGCGGCTGTCTCATGTGCAGGTGGAAGATTCTGGCCGTTATACCTGTGTGGCTCAGAACACAGAGGGCGCTGACACACGTGTCGCCACCGTGCGTGTAAATGGCACCCTTCTTGATAGTGCCCAGGTGATGAAAATCTTTGTCAAGCAGACTGAGTCTCACTCCATCCTGGTGTCTTGGAAGGTCAACTCAAATGTTATGTCATCCAATTTGAAGTGGGCCTCAGCCACCATGAAGATTGACAACCCACACATCACCTATACAGCTCGTGTCCCTGTTGACGTTCATGAGTACAACCTCACACACCTTCAGCCTGCCACTGAGTATGAGGTATGCCTCACAGTCTCCAACGTCCACCTGCAGACCCACAAATCTTGCGTTAATGTGACAACACGTAGTGCCACATTTGCCCTGGACCTGTCAGACCAGCACCCAAGTGCGGCTGTGCTTGCTGTCATGGCGACCATGCTGGCCTTCCTCAGTCTGGGCACTGTGGGTGTCTACATGGCCCGcagatggaagagaaaaaacTACCACCACTCTCTGAAGAAATACATGCTGAAGACCTCCTCCATCCCCCTTAATGAGCTTTACCCTCCACTCATCAACCTGTGGGAGGCTGATGGTGAGAAGGACAAAGATGGCAGCACAGAGGGAAAGCCCTCTCCTGTTGACACCACACGTAGCTATTACATGTGGTGA
- the sumf1 gene encoding formylglycine-generating enzyme isoform X4, which yields MNYLRRIWRPTASSCGAEQDVAAPQGAAGCGCENLKRAAAAAAEPVEDRRTASGESAVKYSRGANERLPEAQEDEKKIQSKMVLISGGEFLMGTDNPSIPADGEGPQRLVYVDSFYMDIQEVTNRQFQSFVSATGYVTEAEKFGDSFVFEGILSDTVKNQITQAVAAAPWWLPVKGASWRHPEGPDSNIKDRLDHPVLHVSWADAVAYCSWANKRLPTEAEWEYACRSGLKDRLYPWGNKLNPKGQHYANLWQGDFPNHNSGEDGFIKTSPVMSFPANGFGLYDMVGNAWEWTSDWWTVHHTTDQQHNPKGPPSGTDKVKKGGSYMCHKSYCYRYRCAARSQNTPDSSASNLGFRCVSQEKL from the exons atgaactaTTTACGGCGGATTTGGCGGCCGACTGCT AGTTCATGCGGGGCCGAGCAGGACGTCGCGGCCCCGCAGGGAGCAGCGGGCTGCGGCTGTGAAAACCTGAAGAgagccgctgctgctgctgcggagcccgtggaggacaggaggacggCTTCAGGAGAGTCAGCCGTCAAATACTCCAGAGGCGCCAACGAGAGGCTGCCTGAGGCTCaggaagatgagaagaaaaTACAGAGTAAG ATGGTGCTGATTTCTGGAGGAGAATTCCTGATGGGTACGGACAACCCCAGCATCCCTGCAGACGGAGAAGGCCCTCAGAGGCTAGTGTACGTGGACTCCTTCTACATGGACATCCAGGAAGTCACTAACAGGCAGTTCCAGAGCTTTGTCAGTGCCACAGGATATGTTACTGAG GCAGAGAAATTTGGAGACTCATTTGTATTTGAGGGAATTTTGAGCGACACAGTCAAGAATCAAATCACCCAAGCA GTGGctgctgccccctggtggctTCCAGTCAAAGGGGCCAGCTGGAGACACCCCGAGGGTCCAGACTCCAACATCAAAGACAG acTGGACCATCCTGTTCTACATGTGTCCTGGGCAGATGCTGTCGCCTACTGCTCCTGGGCCAACAAGAGACTTCCTACAGAGGCAGAATGGGAGTATGCCTGCAGGAGCGGCCTGAAAGACAG GCTTTACCCCTGGGGAAACAAGTTGAACCCAAAAGGACAACACTACGCCAACCTCTGGCAGGGGGATTTCCCCAACCATAACTCTGGAGAGGATGGGTTCATCAAAACCTCACCA GTGATGTCCTTTCCTGCTAATGGCTTTGGTCTGTATGACATGGTAGGGAACGCATGGGAATGGACCTCAGACTGGTGGACTGTTCATCACACCACAGACCAGCAACACAACCCA AAAGGTCCTCCTTCAGGCACAGACAAAGTGAAGAAGGGAGGGTCATATATGTGCCACAAG TCTTATTGTTACAGATACCGATGTGCGGCCCGAAGCCAGAACACACCAGACAGCTCAGCCTCTAATCTTGGCTTTCGCTGTGTCTCTCAGGAGAAACTGTGA
- the sumf1 gene encoding formylglycine-generating enzyme isoform X1 yields the protein MQLYQEGNRSSPQKRICGHCRFTTQSSCGAEQDVAAPQGAAGCGCENLKRAAAAAAEPVEDRRTASGESAVKYSRGANERLPEAQEDEKKIQSKMVLISGGEFLMGTDNPSIPADGEGPQRLVYVDSFYMDIQEVTNRQFQSFVSATGYVTEAEKFGDSFVFEGILSDTVKNQITQAVAAAPWWLPVKGASWRHPEGPDSNIKDRLDHPVLHVSWADAVAYCSWANKRLPTEAEWEYACRSGLKDRLYPWGNKLNPKGQHYANLWQGDFPNHNSGEDGFIKTSPVMSFPANGFGLYDMVGNAWEWTSDWWTVHHTTDQQHNPKGPPSGTDKVKKGGSYMCHKSYCYRYRCAARSQNTPDSSASNLGFRCVSQEKL from the exons ATGCAGCTATACCAGGAAGGCAACAGGTCATCGCCGCAGAAGAGGATATGTGGGCACTGCAGGTTCACCACTCAG AGTTCATGCGGGGCCGAGCAGGACGTCGCGGCCCCGCAGGGAGCAGCGGGCTGCGGCTGTGAAAACCTGAAGAgagccgctgctgctgctgcggagcccgtggaggacaggaggacggCTTCAGGAGAGTCAGCCGTCAAATACTCCAGAGGCGCCAACGAGAGGCTGCCTGAGGCTCaggaagatgagaagaaaaTACAGAGTAAG ATGGTGCTGATTTCTGGAGGAGAATTCCTGATGGGTACGGACAACCCCAGCATCCCTGCAGACGGAGAAGGCCCTCAGAGGCTAGTGTACGTGGACTCCTTCTACATGGACATCCAGGAAGTCACTAACAGGCAGTTCCAGAGCTTTGTCAGTGCCACAGGATATGTTACTGAG GCAGAGAAATTTGGAGACTCATTTGTATTTGAGGGAATTTTGAGCGACACAGTCAAGAATCAAATCACCCAAGCA GTGGctgctgccccctggtggctTCCAGTCAAAGGGGCCAGCTGGAGACACCCCGAGGGTCCAGACTCCAACATCAAAGACAG acTGGACCATCCTGTTCTACATGTGTCCTGGGCAGATGCTGTCGCCTACTGCTCCTGGGCCAACAAGAGACTTCCTACAGAGGCAGAATGGGAGTATGCCTGCAGGAGCGGCCTGAAAGACAG GCTTTACCCCTGGGGAAACAAGTTGAACCCAAAAGGACAACACTACGCCAACCTCTGGCAGGGGGATTTCCCCAACCATAACTCTGGAGAGGATGGGTTCATCAAAACCTCACCA GTGATGTCCTTTCCTGCTAATGGCTTTGGTCTGTATGACATGGTAGGGAACGCATGGGAATGGACCTCAGACTGGTGGACTGTTCATCACACCACAGACCAGCAACACAACCCA AAAGGTCCTCCTTCAGGCACAGACAAAGTGAAGAAGGGAGGGTCATATATGTGCCACAAG TCTTATTGTTACAGATACCGATGTGCGGCCCGAAGCCAGAACACACCAGACAGCTCAGCCTCTAATCTTGGCTTTCGCTGTGTCTCTCAGGAGAAACTGTGA